A genome region from Micromonospora peucetia includes the following:
- a CDS encoding acyltransferase domain-containing protein — translation MLAVLSPGQGSQKPGFLTPWLDLTGAESRLRWWSALAGVDLVHLGTAADADEIRDTARTQPLLVAAALLAAEHLPMYDVTLTVGHSVGELGAAALAGVLPAEAAITLAGVRGREMAAACALEPTGMAAVLGGNPDEVLASIATHGLHPANRNGAGQFVAAGAVEGLEKLAAEPPTKARVIRLKVAGAFHTPYMAPAEAALAAVAAGITPSDPGRILLSNLDGAAVNHGRDMVQRLVRQVTAPVRWDLCMRTLADLGVTGVIELPPAGTLAGLVKRELKGADAPEVVTLNTPDDLPAARDLIARHGMAPSHEPTMHFRVVVAPSAGTFEPAEGLAEGDTLRTGQVVGHVATRQGPVEVTAHDSGVLTEWLAHHDDPVAPGQPLVRIGGNP, via the coding sequence GTGCTCGCCGTACTTTCGCCCGGCCAGGGTTCTCAGAAACCCGGCTTCCTGACTCCCTGGCTCGACCTCACCGGCGCTGAGTCGCGTCTGCGTTGGTGGTCGGCGCTGGCCGGGGTCGACCTGGTGCACCTCGGCACCGCGGCCGACGCGGACGAGATCAGGGACACCGCCCGGACCCAGCCGCTGCTGGTCGCCGCCGCGCTGCTCGCCGCCGAGCACCTGCCGATGTACGACGTCACGCTCACCGTCGGCCACAGCGTGGGCGAGCTGGGCGCCGCGGCGCTCGCCGGGGTGCTCCCGGCGGAGGCGGCGATCACCCTGGCCGGCGTACGGGGCCGGGAGATGGCCGCGGCCTGTGCGCTGGAGCCGACCGGGATGGCCGCCGTGCTGGGCGGGAACCCGGACGAGGTGCTCGCCTCGATCGCCACGCACGGGCTGCACCCGGCCAACCGCAACGGCGCCGGCCAGTTCGTCGCCGCCGGCGCGGTCGAGGGGCTGGAGAAGCTCGCCGCCGAGCCGCCGACGAAGGCCCGGGTGATCCGCCTGAAGGTGGCCGGCGCCTTCCACACGCCGTACATGGCCCCCGCCGAGGCGGCGCTGGCCGCCGTGGCTGCCGGGATCACCCCGAGCGACCCGGGCCGGATCCTGCTGTCCAACCTCGACGGGGCCGCGGTCAACCACGGGCGCGACATGGTGCAGCGCCTGGTGCGCCAGGTCACCGCACCGGTGCGCTGGGACCTCTGCATGCGTACCCTGGCCGACCTCGGGGTGACCGGAGTGATCGAGCTGCCCCCGGCCGGCACTCTCGCGGGCCTGGTGAAGCGGGAGCTCAAGGGGGCCGACGCCCCCGAGGTGGTCACCCTCAACACGCCCGACGACCTGCCGGCCGCCAGAGACCTGATCGCCCGGCACGGGATGGCGCCGAGCCACGAGCCGACCATGCACTTCCGCGTGGTGGTGGCCCCGTCGGCCGGCACCTTCGAGCCGGCGGAGGGCCTCGCCGAGGGCGACACGCTCCGCACCGGCCAGGTCGTCGGCCACGTCGCCACCCGGCAGGGCCCGGTCGAGGTGACCGCACACGACAGCGGCGTGCTCACCGAGTGGCTCGCCCACCACGACGACCCGGTCGCGCCGGGCCAACCGCTCGTCCGCATCGGAGGTAACCCGTGA
- a CDS encoding PucR family transcriptional regulator, whose amino-acid sequence MAGGLPGVQAQVGACQAGAVSEPGGTELSATLRRIERAAGALASASVARMDETLPWFRDLPPDHRSWVMLVAQAGARSLVQWLRDGGGTADSTQEVSDEVFATAPQALARSISLQQTVALVKVMIDVVEEQVSHLAAEGEEQQLREAVLRFSREIAFAAARVYARAAESRGSWDARLQALLVDALLRGDTPDVLASRAAALGWADAPPVAVAVGRSPGGEVSAVLHTVHRQARRIDTEVIGGVHGDRLVIVLGGVADPVAATGKLLGAFGDGPVVVGPAVPSLDEATESARAALAGFRAAPAWPTAPRPVPADDLLPERALAGDAEARRRLRHDVYTALVRAGGELLETLDAFFAAGGTLESAARSLFVHPNTVRYRLRRISDVTGFSPLAARDAFALQVALTVGRLDPVVPVAPTQTITTRIG is encoded by the coding sequence GTGGCGGGCGGGTTGCCCGGCGTTCAGGCGCAGGTCGGGGCATGTCAGGCTGGGGCGGTGAGCGAGCCGGGCGGGACGGAACTGTCGGCCACGCTGCGCCGGATCGAACGGGCGGCGGGGGCGCTGGCCAGCGCCAGCGTGGCCCGGATGGACGAGACGCTGCCCTGGTTCCGCGACCTGCCGCCCGACCACCGCTCCTGGGTGATGCTGGTGGCCCAGGCCGGAGCCCGGTCGCTGGTGCAGTGGCTGCGCGACGGCGGCGGCACGGCGGACAGCACCCAGGAGGTCTCCGACGAGGTCTTCGCCACCGCGCCGCAGGCGCTCGCCCGCTCGATCAGCCTCCAGCAGACCGTCGCGCTGGTGAAGGTGATGATCGACGTGGTCGAGGAGCAGGTCTCGCACCTGGCGGCGGAGGGTGAGGAGCAGCAGTTGCGCGAGGCCGTGCTGCGGTTCTCCCGGGAGATCGCCTTCGCCGCCGCCCGGGTGTACGCCCGGGCCGCCGAGTCGCGCGGCTCGTGGGACGCCCGGTTGCAGGCGCTGCTGGTGGACGCGTTGCTACGTGGTGACACGCCGGACGTGCTGGCGAGCCGGGCGGCGGCACTCGGCTGGGCGGACGCCCCGCCGGTGGCGGTGGCGGTCGGCCGCTCTCCCGGCGGGGAGGTCTCCGCCGTGCTGCACACCGTCCACCGGCAGGCCCGGCGCATCGACACGGAGGTGATCGGCGGGGTGCACGGCGACCGCCTGGTCATCGTGCTCGGCGGCGTCGCCGACCCGGTCGCGGCCACCGGCAAGCTGCTCGGCGCGTTCGGGGACGGGCCGGTGGTGGTCGGGCCGGCCGTGCCGAGCCTGGACGAGGCGACCGAGTCGGCGCGTGCCGCGCTGGCCGGCTTCCGGGCCGCACCGGCCTGGCCGACCGCGCCCCGGCCGGTGCCGGCGGACGACCTGCTGCCGGAGCGGGCGCTGGCCGGGGACGCGGAGGCGCGCCGCCGGCTGCGGCACGACGTCTACACCGCGCTGGTGCGCGCCGGCGGGGAACTGCTGGAGACCCTCGACGCCTTCTTCGCGGCCGGCGGCACGTTGGAGAGCGCCGCGCGGTCCCTCTTCGTGCATCCGAACACGGTTCGCTACCGGCTTCGGCGGATCTCCGACGTGACCGGCTTCTCGCCGCTCGCGGCGCGGGACGCGTTCGCGCTCCAGGTGGCTCTCACCGTCGGGCGGCTTGATCCGGTGGTTCCGGTGGCACCAACCCAGACAATCACCACCAGGATTGGGTAG
- a CDS encoding sensor histidine kinase — MRPPTWLGAGTAGRDLMLAGASLVGGLVFYGLNTQPQFTWQPGLPEPLFLLPLAVVCAAVGLRRVATRTSLALGTVAVLVDLAMGGSLATILVYTQVLYDACVFGPARTWRWLLRVTVGLSVLGTAAGMLLTGDWRGVGFGMPTVMAGILPVLTGISVRQYRDQAAAERARAEQTARLVELDRRQAVSAERARMARELHDVIANHLSAVAIHATAALSVPGLDRSQVESALRVIRESSVQGLGEMRQMIGLLREPAEGGSAVDATEEPTRARLSEVDALVDRVRAAGLTVRVTRRGEPRALPVGVDLAAYRIVQESLTNALKHGAGEADLLVAYEPVGVVVGVDNLVGTGRGTLTGAGAGLIGMRERAVLLNGRFSAGPAQGRWRVRVQLPTEAAP, encoded by the coding sequence ATGCGACCGCCGACCTGGCTCGGGGCCGGTACGGCCGGCCGGGACCTCATGCTCGCCGGCGCGTCCCTGGTCGGCGGCCTGGTCTTCTACGGCCTGAACACCCAACCGCAGTTCACCTGGCAGCCGGGCCTGCCGGAACCACTGTTCCTGCTGCCGCTGGCGGTGGTCTGCGCGGCGGTGGGCCTGCGCCGGGTCGCCACCCGGACCAGCCTGGCGCTCGGCACGGTGGCGGTGCTGGTCGACCTCGCGATGGGCGGCTCGCTGGCCACCATCCTCGTCTACACCCAGGTGCTCTACGACGCGTGCGTGTTCGGTCCGGCCCGGACCTGGCGCTGGCTGCTCCGGGTCACGGTCGGGTTGAGCGTGCTCGGCACGGCGGCGGGGATGCTCTTGACGGGCGACTGGCGGGGCGTCGGCTTCGGGATGCCGACGGTGATGGCCGGGATCCTGCCGGTGCTCACCGGGATCAGCGTGCGGCAGTACCGGGACCAGGCCGCCGCCGAACGGGCCCGGGCCGAGCAGACGGCCCGGCTGGTGGAACTGGACCGCCGGCAGGCAGTCAGCGCGGAACGGGCCCGGATGGCCCGCGAGCTGCACGACGTGATCGCCAACCACCTGAGCGCGGTGGCCATCCACGCCACGGCCGCGCTCTCCGTGCCCGGGCTCGACCGGTCGCAGGTCGAGTCGGCGCTGCGGGTGATCCGGGAGAGCAGCGTGCAGGGGCTGGGCGAGATGCGGCAGATGATCGGCCTGCTGCGGGAACCGGCGGAGGGCGGGTCGGCCGTCGATGCGACGGAGGAGCCGACCCGGGCACGGCTCAGCGAGGTGGACGCGCTGGTCGACCGGGTCCGCGCCGCAGGGCTGACCGTCCGGGTGACCCGGCGCGGCGAGCCGCGCGCGCTGCCGGTCGGGGTGGACCTGGCCGCGTACCGGATCGTGCAGGAGTCGCTGACCAACGCGCTCAAGCACGGCGCCGGCGAGGCCGACCTGCTGGTCGCGTACGAGCCGGTGGGGGTGGTGGTGGGCGTGGACAACCTGGTCGGCACCGGCCGTGGCACGCTGACCGGCGCGGGCGCCGGCCTGATCGGGATGCGGGAGCGGGCGGTGCTGCTGAACGGCCGGTTCTCGGCCGGCCCGGCGCAGGGTCGTTGGCGGGTACGGGTGCAGTTGCCGACGGAGGCAGCGCCGTGA
- a CDS encoding copper resistance CopC family protein, with protein MGGRFPRAARTWPVVFGVAFGVSLLLPAAPAAAHNSLTGSDPRNGARVAEAPAKIELRFLAKADPGTTKITVTGPDNVAALGGTPTFAGSRVSVPFKPGRAGLYVVGYRLASSDGHPVTGEVRFTLTTGTPAEPPTGPSAPASAVPPSTGAGPTSAAPGPASPGTPEAAVPAAKENDGAAGRGWLWALGGVLLLAALAVGLLLRRRSTRR; from the coding sequence ATGGGGGGCAGGTTCCCACGCGCGGCGCGCACCTGGCCAGTGGTGTTCGGCGTGGCGTTCGGTGTGTCGTTGTTGCTGCCGGCCGCGCCGGCGGCGGCCCACAACTCGTTGACCGGCAGCGATCCGCGCAACGGTGCCCGGGTGGCCGAGGCTCCGGCAAAGATCGAGCTGCGTTTCCTGGCGAAGGCGGATCCGGGTACGACGAAGATCACAGTCACCGGCCCGGACAACGTGGCCGCGTTGGGCGGCACGCCGACCTTCGCCGGTTCCCGGGTGAGCGTTCCGTTCAAGCCGGGCCGGGCGGGGCTCTACGTCGTCGGCTACCGGCTGGCGTCCAGCGACGGGCACCCGGTGACCGGCGAGGTGCGGTTCACCCTGACCACCGGCACCCCCGCCGAGCCGCCGACCGGCCCGAGCGCTCCTGCGTCGGCCGTACCGCCGTCGACCGGGGCCGGGCCGACCTCGGCCGCGCCCGGTCCGGCGAGCCCAGGCACGCCGGAAGCCGCGGTGCCGGCGGCGAAGGAGAACGACGGTGCGGCCGGGCGTGGCTGGCTGTGGGCGCTCGGCGGCGTGCTTCTCCTCGCCGCTCTCGCCGTGGGCCTGCTGCTCCGTCGCCGCTCCACCCGCCGCTGA
- the gltX gene encoding glutamate--tRNA ligase produces the protein MTVRVRFAPSPTGMFHVGGARSALQNWIYAKQQGGVFVLRIEDTDAARNKPEWTEGILSALDWIGIERDSYEGPYFQSQYAGEHRAAAARLHESGRAYYCDCTRDAVQARTGSQYQGYDGFCRDRGLPAGEGRALRFRTPDEGATVVVDLIRGEPTFENKLIEDFVIARGDGSPVFLLANVVDDMTMGITHVIRAEEHLPNTPKQQLLWDALGVKPPIWAHVPVVVNEKRQKLSKRRDKVALEAFRDEGYLAAAMRNYLMLLGWAPSGDREIVPWSVIEEEFRLDEVNPSPAFFDEKKLRAFNGEYIRALPVEEFVDACRPWLTGTGTIAPPPWQPEEFDADAFAAVASLAQTRIAVLSEIVPNVDFLFLAAPLIDEAAWTKAMKEGSAELLDAATAAFEAVESWDAETLKSTMEAVGAERGLKLGKAQAPVRVAVTGRTVGLPLFESLEVLGRERALSRLRAARVRLV, from the coding sequence GTGACGGTACGTGTACGCTTCGCCCCCTCCCCGACCGGTATGTTCCACGTCGGCGGTGCCCGCTCGGCACTCCAGAACTGGATCTACGCCAAGCAGCAGGGCGGGGTGTTCGTGCTCCGCATCGAGGACACCGACGCGGCCCGCAACAAGCCGGAGTGGACCGAGGGCATCCTCTCCGCGCTCGACTGGATCGGCATCGAGCGCGACAGCTACGAGGGCCCCTACTTCCAGTCCCAGTACGCCGGCGAGCACCGGGCCGCCGCCGCCCGGCTGCACGAGTCCGGCCGGGCGTACTACTGCGACTGCACCCGCGACGCCGTGCAGGCCCGCACCGGCTCGCAGTACCAGGGCTACGACGGGTTCTGCCGCGACCGGGGCCTGCCGGCCGGCGAGGGCCGCGCCCTGCGCTTCCGTACGCCGGACGAGGGCGCGACCGTGGTGGTCGACCTGATCCGCGGCGAGCCCACCTTCGAGAACAAGCTCATCGAGGACTTCGTCATCGCCCGGGGCGACGGCTCGCCGGTCTTCCTGCTGGCCAACGTGGTCGACGACATGACCATGGGGATCACCCACGTGATCCGGGCCGAGGAGCACCTGCCCAACACCCCCAAGCAGCAGCTGCTCTGGGACGCACTCGGGGTCAAGCCGCCGATCTGGGCGCACGTGCCGGTGGTGGTCAACGAGAAGCGGCAGAAGCTCTCCAAGCGCCGGGACAAGGTGGCCCTGGAGGCGTTCCGGGACGAGGGCTACCTGGCCGCGGCGATGCGCAACTACCTGATGCTGCTCGGCTGGGCGCCGTCGGGTGACCGGGAGATCGTCCCGTGGTCGGTGATCGAGGAGGAGTTCCGGCTGGACGAGGTCAACCCCTCACCGGCGTTCTTCGACGAGAAGAAGCTCCGCGCGTTCAACGGCGAATACATCCGGGCGCTCCCGGTCGAGGAGTTCGTCGACGCCTGCCGGCCGTGGCTGACGGGCACCGGCACCATCGCCCCGCCGCCGTGGCAGCCGGAGGAGTTCGACGCGGACGCCTTCGCGGCCGTGGCATCGCTCGCCCAGACCCGGATCGCGGTGCTCAGCGAGATCGTGCCGAACGTCGACTTCCTCTTCCTCGCCGCGCCGCTGATCGACGAGGCCGCCTGGACCAAGGCCATGAAGGAGGGCTCGGCGGAGCTGCTGGACGCCGCCACGGCGGCGTTCGAGGCAGTGGAGTCGTGGGACGCGGAGACGCTGAAGTCGACGATGGAGGCGGTCGGCGCCGAGCGCGGGCTCAAGCTCGGCAAGGCCCAGGCCCCGGTGCGGGTCGCGGTCACCGGCCGCACCGTCGGGCTGCCGCTGTTCGAGTCGCTGGAGGTGCTGGGTCGCGAGCGCGCCCTGAGCCGGCTGCGCGCCGCCCGGGTCCGCCTGGTCTGA
- a CDS encoding MFS transporter: MTTVDPTPASLPAALADPTVPVRRGWIALIFAGNLGVWMAFFTPIQVLLPQQLEQIAPADKETALAVVTGLGALAAVLANPLAGALSDRTCLRLAGREFGRRHVWTAGGALLGAAALVLLAQQRTVAGVALGWVAAQVCFNAMLASLTAAVPDRVPVAQRGGVSGWVGIPQALGLVLGVVLVTAVVSGTAAGYLAMAAAVLLLSLPFALLTADDPLPRAHRPALRWRALFASMWVSPRRHPDFGWAWITRFLVQLGNALGTLYLLFFLTDEVRHPDPEGGLLVLILLYTAGLAATAVVAGRLSDRSGRRKVFVITAGGIMAVAALLLAVAPVWPVAVAAALLLGAGYGIYLSVDAALITQVLPAAADRAKDLGVINIANSAPQVLGPAISAPLVVYLGGYPALYAVTAAVTVLGSVLVLKIRSVP, translated from the coding sequence GTGACCACCGTCGATCCGACGCCCGCCTCGCTGCCGGCGGCGCTCGCCGACCCGACCGTGCCGGTCCGGCGGGGCTGGATCGCGCTGATCTTCGCCGGCAACCTCGGGGTCTGGATGGCGTTCTTCACGCCGATCCAGGTGCTGCTGCCGCAGCAGCTGGAGCAGATCGCACCGGCCGACAAGGAGACCGCGCTCGCCGTGGTCACCGGCCTCGGCGCGCTCGCCGCGGTGCTCGCCAACCCCCTCGCCGGCGCCCTCTCGGACCGGACCTGCCTGCGGCTGGCCGGACGCGAGTTCGGCCGCCGGCATGTCTGGACCGCCGGTGGCGCGCTGCTCGGCGCCGCCGCCCTGGTGCTGCTGGCGCAGCAGCGCACCGTCGCCGGGGTCGCGCTCGGCTGGGTCGCCGCCCAGGTCTGCTTCAACGCGATGCTGGCCAGCCTGACCGCCGCCGTGCCGGACCGGGTGCCGGTCGCCCAGCGGGGTGGCGTCTCCGGCTGGGTCGGCATCCCCCAGGCGCTCGGGCTGGTGCTGGGGGTGGTGCTGGTCACCGCCGTGGTGAGCGGCACCGCCGCCGGTTACCTGGCGATGGCGGCGGCGGTGCTGCTGCTGTCCCTGCCGTTCGCGCTGCTCACCGCCGACGACCCGCTGCCCAGGGCGCACCGCCCGGCACTGCGGTGGCGCGCCCTGTTCGCGTCGATGTGGGTCTCGCCCCGCCGCCACCCCGACTTCGGCTGGGCCTGGATCACCCGGTTCCTGGTGCAGCTCGGCAACGCGCTCGGCACGCTCTACCTGCTCTTCTTCCTCACCGACGAGGTGCGCCACCCCGATCCCGAGGGCGGCCTGCTGGTGCTGATCCTGCTCTACACGGCCGGCCTGGCGGCCACCGCCGTGGTGGCCGGGCGACTGTCGGACCGGTCCGGCCGGCGCAAGGTCTTCGTCATCACGGCCGGTGGGATCATGGCGGTCGCCGCGCTGCTGCTCGCCGTCGCGCCGGTCTGGCCGGTGGCCGTGGCCGCCGCGCTGCTGCTCGGCGCCGGCTACGGCATCTACCTGTCGGTGGACGCCGCGCTGATCACCCAGGTGCTGCCGGCCGCCGCCGACCGGGCCAAGGACCTGGGCGTGATCAACATCGCCAACTCCGCTCCGCAGGTGCTCGGTCCGGCGATCTCCGCCCCGCTCGTGGTGTACCTCGGCGGCTATCCGGCGCTCTACGCGGTCACCGCGGCGGTCACCGTACTGGGCAGTGTGCTGGTGCTCAAGATCCGCTCGGTGCCCTGA
- a CDS encoding GH1 family beta-glucosidase: MSTAAMPEFPAGFRWGVSTSAYQIEGGADTDGRGTSIWDTFAHTPGRIADGSTGDVACDHYHRHAEDVALLAGLGVSSYRFSIAWPRVRPTGDGPVDPRGLDFYDRLVDDLLAHDIDPVATLFHWDLPQSLEDAGGWLNRDTAHRFAEYADATAARLGDRVKLWITLNEPFIHMSLGHATGEHAPGRTLLFDAFPVAHHQLLGHGLAVAALRTHTTSPIAIANNYSPVRPAGDSDADRAAVAAYEALHNRLFTDPLFGRGYPDELGFDTSAVRADDLDVIAAPIDVLGVNYYNPTGVRAAQEGSPLPFELVPLEGYPRTAFDWPVAPDGLHELLGWLHRTYADDLPPIQITESGCAYDDTPDADGRVHDPERIAYLDGHLRAIHAAMADGVDVTGYFVWSLLDNWEWAEGFTKRFGLVHVDFDTQLRTPKSSYAWLRDLIARP, encoded by the coding sequence ATGTCGACCGCAGCAATGCCCGAGTTCCCCGCCGGATTCCGCTGGGGAGTGTCCACCTCCGCCTACCAGATCGAGGGCGGCGCCGACACCGACGGACGCGGAACCTCCATCTGGGACACGTTCGCCCACACCCCCGGCCGGATCGCCGACGGCAGCACCGGCGACGTGGCCTGCGACCACTACCACCGGCACGCCGAGGATGTCGCGCTGCTCGCCGGGCTGGGCGTCTCGTCGTACCGCTTCTCGATCGCCTGGCCCCGGGTGCGGCCCACCGGCGACGGCCCGGTCGACCCGCGCGGGCTGGACTTCTACGACCGGCTCGTCGACGACCTGCTCGCCCACGACATCGACCCGGTCGCCACGCTCTTCCACTGGGACCTGCCCCAGTCCCTCGAGGACGCGGGCGGCTGGCTCAACCGGGACACCGCCCACCGCTTCGCCGAGTACGCCGACGCCACCGCCGCCCGGCTCGGCGACCGGGTGAAACTCTGGATCACCCTCAACGAGCCCTTCATCCACATGAGCCTCGGCCACGCCACGGGCGAACACGCCCCCGGCCGGACGCTGCTCTTCGACGCCTTCCCTGTCGCCCACCACCAACTCCTCGGCCACGGTCTCGCCGTCGCCGCGCTGCGGACGCACACCACCAGCCCGATCGCCATCGCGAACAACTACTCGCCCGTCCGTCCGGCCGGGGACAGCGACGCCGACCGGGCGGCCGTCGCGGCGTACGAGGCGCTGCACAACCGCCTCTTCACCGACCCGCTGTTCGGCCGGGGCTACCCCGACGAGCTGGGCTTCGACACGAGCGCGGTACGCGCCGACGACCTCGACGTGATCGCCGCGCCGATCGACGTGCTGGGGGTCAACTACTACAACCCCACCGGCGTACGCGCCGCGCAGGAGGGCTCGCCGCTGCCGTTCGAGCTGGTGCCGCTGGAGGGATACCCACGTACCGCCTTCGACTGGCCGGTCGCCCCCGACGGGCTGCACGAACTGCTCGGCTGGCTGCACCGCACGTACGCCGACGACCTGCCGCCGATCCAGATCACCGAGAGCGGCTGCGCGTACGACGACACGCCCGACGCCGACGGCCGGGTGCACGACCCGGAGCGGATCGCCTACCTCGACGGGCACCTGCGCGCCATACACGCCGCGATGGCCGACGGCGTCGACGTGACCGGCTACTTCGTCTGGTCGCTGCTGGACAACTGGGAGTGGGCGGAGGGCTTCACCAAGCGGTTCGGCCTCGTGCACGTCGACTTCGACACCCAGCTCCGTACGCCCAAGTCCTCGTACGCCTGGCTTCGTGACCTGATCGCCCGGCCGTGA
- a CDS encoding SRPBCC family protein has translation MILVERSAHVMAPVEAVWDVVQRAEQLPAWLAGVRAAEVLSGEGYGRRQLVQAGRGAAHEAEVIAYQEPSLIGWRERARGAGARAEARTEIYVQLTTGEEEGGTIVRLIVVRWPAGPVKAALLRLGLRRVGADLEESLARLTDLAAVG, from the coding sequence ATGATCCTCGTGGAACGCAGTGCGCACGTGATGGCGCCAGTGGAAGCGGTCTGGGACGTCGTGCAGCGGGCCGAGCAGTTGCCGGCCTGGCTGGCGGGGGTCCGTGCGGCCGAGGTGCTCTCGGGGGAGGGCTACGGGCGTCGACAACTCGTCCAGGCGGGACGGGGCGCGGCCCATGAGGCCGAGGTGATCGCCTACCAGGAGCCGTCCCTGATCGGCTGGCGCGAACGCGCCAGGGGCGCCGGTGCCCGGGCGGAGGCGCGCACCGAGATCTACGTCCAGCTCACCACGGGTGAGGAGGAGGGCGGGACGATCGTGCGGCTCATCGTCGTACGCTGGCCGGCCGGTCCGGTCAAGGCCGCCCTGCTCCGCCTCGGCCTGCGCAGGGTCGGCGCCGACCTGGAGGAGTCGCTGGCCCGGCTCACCGACCTGGCCGCCGTCGGCTGA